From one Streptococcus oralis genomic stretch:
- the cysS gene encoding cysteine--tRNA ligase, with protein MIKIYDTMSRDLREFVPIEEGKVRMYVCGPTVYNYIHVGNARSTVAFDTIRRYFEYRGYEVAYISNFTDVDDKIINRAKEEGITPLEVADKYIAAFREDVTALGVKPATRHPRVVEFMADIIRFVEVLIEKGYAYESQGDVYFRVEKSHNYAKLANKTLEDLELGASGRTDEETARKENPVDFALWKAAKPGEISWDSPWGPGRPGWHIECSVMSTEILGDTIDIHGGGADLEFPHHTNEIAQSEAKTGKTFANYWMHNGFVNIDNVKMSKSLGNFITVHDALKTLDGQVLRFFFATQHYRKPINFTEKAVRDAETNLKYLKNTYEQPFTGNVDTQELQAFKDKFVAAMDEDFNSANGITVVFEMAKWINSGNYDASVKEALADMLEVFGIVFVEEVLDAEIEALIQKRQEARANRDFATADQIRDQLATQGIKLLDTKDGVRWTRD; from the coding sequence ATGATTAAAATTTACGACACCATGTCTCGTGATTTGCGAGAATTTGTCCCAATCGAAGAAGGAAAGGTTCGCATGTATGTCTGTGGGCCAACGGTATACAACTATATTCACGTAGGGAATGCCCGTTCGACGGTGGCTTTTGATACCATTCGTCGTTATTTCGAATACCGTGGCTACGAAGTTGCCTATATTTCCAACTTTACAGATGTAGACGATAAGATTATCAACCGTGCCAAGGAAGAAGGTATCACGCCTCTGGAGGTTGCGGACAAGTACATCGCTGCCTTTCGTGAGGATGTGACAGCTTTGGGCGTGAAACCTGCGACTCGCCATCCGCGTGTGGTGGAGTTTATGGCGGACATCATTCGTTTTGTGGAAGTCTTGATTGAAAAAGGTTATGCTTACGAGAGTCAAGGAGATGTTTACTTCCGCGTGGAAAAATCTCACAACTATGCTAAATTGGCCAATAAAACCTTGGAAGATTTGGAGCTGGGTGCTTCAGGTCGTACCGATGAAGAAACGGCTCGCAAGGAAAATCCTGTAGACTTTGCCCTTTGGAAAGCTGCAAAGCCAGGCGAGATTTCCTGGGATAGCCCTTGGGGACCTGGTCGTCCGGGTTGGCATATTGAATGTTCAGTCATGTCGACAGAGATTTTGGGAGATACCATTGATATCCACGGTGGTGGAGCTGATTTGGAGTTTCCTCACCATACCAACGAAATTGCCCAGTCAGAAGCAAAAACAGGCAAGACTTTTGCTAACTACTGGATGCACAATGGCTTTGTCAATATCGACAATGTTAAGATGTCTAAGTCCTTGGGCAACTTTATAACCGTACACGATGCCCTCAAAACCCTCGATGGGCAAGTGTTGCGTTTCTTCTTTGCGACTCAGCATTACCGTAAGCCTATCAACTTTACCGAAAAAGCAGTGCGAGACGCCGAAACTAATCTCAAATATCTGAAGAACACTTACGAACAACCATTTACAGGAAACGTGGATACCCAAGAGTTACAAGCTTTTAAAGACAAGTTTGTTGCCGCTATGGATGAGGATTTCAACTCCGCCAACGGTATCACAGTTGTCTTTGAAATGGCCAAATGGATCAACTCAGGAAACTATGATGCAAGTGTTAAGGAAGCTCTTGCGGATATGTTGGAGGTCTTTGGGATTGTCTTTGTTGAGGAAGTTTTGGATGCAGAGATTGAAGCTTTGATCCAAAAACGTCAAGAAGCGCGTGCCAATCGTGACTTTGCGACAGCAGACCAAATCCGTGACCAATTAGCGACTCAAGGAATTAAGCTCCTTGATACCAAGGATGGAGTGAGGTGGACTCGTGATTGA
- a CDS encoding dihydrofolate reductase family protein produces MAVYFYGCITMDGYLADSQHRIDWLHQLGSVEDTGYDDFYRQMDITIMGKRTFEEIQDLQDVESFYQATENYVFTHDRHLPVSNYQPVAGDVVDFVRQIDKGKNVFVIGGNSLVGPLLDADLFDHLIIQIAPLILGKGVPLFTQEEGQRFYQLDSLRQFGPFAELVFSRKSQK; encoded by the coding sequence ATGGCAGTATATTTTTACGGCTGTATCACCATGGATGGCTACTTGGCAGACAGCCAGCACAGGATAGACTGGCTGCATCAGCTTGGTTCTGTAGAGGATACAGGCTATGATGACTTTTACAGACAAATGGATATCACCATCATGGGCAAGCGGACCTTTGAGGAAATCCAAGATTTACAAGATGTAGAAAGTTTTTATCAAGCTACGGAAAATTATGTCTTTACGCATGATAGGCATCTGCCTGTCAGCAATTACCAGCCAGTAGCTGGGGATGTGGTGGACTTTGTTCGCCAGATTGACAAAGGCAAAAATGTCTTTGTGATTGGTGGTAATTCCTTGGTAGGACCGCTCTTGGATGCGGATCTTTTCGATCACCTCATTATTCAGATAGCGCCCCTTATCCTAGGAAAGGGGGTTCCCCTCTTTACCCAAGAGGAAGGGCAGCGCTTTTACCAACTGGATAGCCTCAGACAATTTGGCCCTTTTGCAGAGCTGGTTTTCAGCCGAAAAAGTCAGAAATAG
- a CDS encoding nucleoside phosphorylase — translation MLLEEFEDVAAVIEPTEKPVHDKGEVCETIILSFNGEILKRLIESEDVYPGGYLKSINGHHPWYIYGQGPSKLAVMLAPIGAPMIVGQLEELAARGFKNFIILGSCGVLDRSIEADKIILPAAALRDEGTSYHYAPPGDEVAYDESLLIELEAIFDKHNIEHIRTKSWTTDAFYRETPDKVKRRLAAGAQVVDMEASAIMAWSQFRKSKVYQFFYTADYVDHHNRTWDARHEERTADAMTFFNIALTIAKELER, via the coding sequence ATGCTATTAGAGGAATTTGAAGATGTAGCAGCAGTTATTGAGCCAACTGAAAAGCCAGTCCATGACAAGGGAGAGGTATGCGAAACCATCATTCTGTCCTTTAATGGCGAAATTCTGAAACGTTTGATTGAGTCAGAAGATGTCTATCCGGGAGGCTATTTGAAAAGCATAAACGGCCATCATCCATGGTATATTTATGGCCAAGGACCTAGCAAGCTAGCAGTTATGTTGGCTCCAATTGGGGCTCCCATGATAGTCGGCCAGCTGGAGGAGTTGGCGGCCAGAGGCTTCAAAAATTTTATCATTTTAGGTTCCTGTGGCGTTTTGGACCGCTCAATTGAGGCGGATAAAATTATCCTACCTGCGGCAGCATTGCGAGATGAAGGAACTAGCTATCACTATGCCCCACCGGGTGATGAAGTCGCCTATGACGAGTCTCTGCTGATCGAGCTGGAAGCCATCTTTGACAAGCACAATATCGAACATATCCGCACCAAGTCTTGGACGACTGATGCCTTTTATCGAGAAACGCCTGATAAGGTCAAACGTCGCTTGGCTGCTGGAGCTCAAGTGGTGGACATGGAAGCTTCAGCTATCATGGCTTGGAGTCAATTTCGCAAGAGTAAAGTCTATCAGTTCTTCTACACAGCTGACTATGTGGATCATCATAACAGAACCTGGGATGCCCGCCATGAAGAGCGGACAGCTGATGCCATGACTTTTTTCAATATCGCTTTGACAATAGCAAAGGAACTAGAAAGGTAA
- a CDS encoding YdeI/OmpD-associated family protein — translation MSDLSDAILNQAVLELQERLDGLAKERFIKLPPSHQREWAHYISEAKKDETKLRRLNKMKADLLEP, via the coding sequence ATGTCAGATTTATCAGACGCAATTTTGAACCAGGCAGTTCTTGAGTTGCAAGAACGCTTGGATGGTCTTGCTAAGGAGCGCTTTATTAAACTGCCACCTAGCCACCAGCGTGAATGGGCTCATTATATCAGTGAAGCCAAAAAAGATGAGACCAAACTGCGCCGTCTAAATAAAATGAAGGCGGATTTGCTGGAGCCTTAA
- the cysE gene encoding serine O-acetyltransferase, with amino-acid sequence MGWWRETIDIVKENDPAARNSLEVLLTYPGVKALAAHRLSHFLWKHGFKLLARMHSQFWRFWTQIEIHPGAQIDSGVFIDHGSGLVIGETAIVEKGVLLYHGVTLGGTGKDVGKRHPTVRKGALISAHAQVIGPIEIGEKAKVGAGAVVVADVPSDVTVVGIPAKIVRVHGQKDEPTIHEVEEKREYYLDKLEHAREASHHSSSL; translated from the coding sequence ATGGGATGGTGGCGCGAAACCATTGATATTGTAAAAGAAAATGATCCAGCGGCACGCAACAGTTTGGAAGTTTTGCTGACTTATCCAGGTGTCAAGGCCTTAGCAGCTCACCGTCTCTCGCATTTTCTCTGGAAGCATGGCTTCAAACTCCTAGCTCGGATGCACAGTCAGTTTTGGCGCTTTTGGACTCAGATTGAGATCCATCCGGGTGCCCAGATTGACTCAGGTGTTTTTATCGACCATGGTTCAGGCCTGGTGATTGGAGAGACGGCGATTGTTGAAAAAGGCGTTCTTCTCTATCACGGAGTGACTCTTGGTGGAACAGGGAAGGATGTTGGCAAACGCCATCCGACTGTTCGAAAAGGGGCGCTGATTTCGGCCCACGCTCAGGTGATTGGCCCTATTGAAATTGGAGAGAAAGCCAAAGTTGGGGCGGGTGCAGTGGTTGTGGCAGATGTTCCGAGCGATGTGACAGTTGTCGGAATCCCAGCTAAGATCGTCCGAGTTCATGGACAGAAGGATGAGCCGACGATCCACGAAGTTGAAGAAAAACGAGAATACTATCTAGACAAGCTAGAGCATGCCCGTGAAGCCAGTCACCATTCATCAAGTCTGTAG
- the pnp gene encoding polyribonucleotide nucleotidyltransferase produces MTKQVFQTTFAGRELIVETGQVAKQANGSVVVRYGESTVLTAAVMSKKMATGDFFPLQVNYEEKMYAAGKFPGGFMKREGRPSTDATLTARLIDRPIRPMFAEGFRNEVQVINTVLSYDENASAPMAAMFGSSLALSISDIPFDGPIAGVQVGYVDGQIIINPTQEQAERSLLELTVAGTKHAINMVESGAKELSEEIMLEALLKGHEAVKELIAFQEEIVAAVGKEKAEVELLHVDADLQAEIIAAYNSDLQKAVQVEEKLAREAATQAVKDQVTAVYEEKYADHEEFDRIMRDVAEILEQMEHAEVRRLITEDKVRPDGRKVDEIRPLDAVVDFLPRVHGSGLFTRGQTQALSVLTLAPMGETQIIDGLDPEYKKRFMHHYNFPQYSVGETGRYGAPGRREIGHGALGERALAQVLPSLEEFPYAIRLVAEVLESNGSSSQASICAGTLALMAGGVPIKAPVAGIAMGLISDGNNYTVLTDIQGLEDHFGDMDFKVAGTREGITALQMDIKIQGITAEILTEALAQAKKARFEILDVIEATIPEVRPELAPTAPKIDTIKIDVDKIKIVIGKGGETIDKIIAETGVKIDIDEEGNVSIYSSDQDAINRTKEIIAGLVREAKVDEVYHAKVVRIEKFGAFVNLFDKTDALVHISEMAWTRTNRVEDLVAIGDEVDVKVIKIDEKGRIDASMKALLPRPPKPEHDEKGEKSERPHRPRHHKDHKPKKEFTETPKDSE; encoded by the coding sequence ATGACAAAACAAGTGTTTCAAACGACTTTTGCAGGTCGTGAGTTAATCGTAGAGACTGGTCAGGTTGCTAAGCAAGCAAATGGCTCTGTTGTCGTGCGTTACGGTGAGTCAACTGTCTTGACTGCGGCCGTTATGTCTAAGAAAATGGCAACTGGGGATTTCTTCCCACTTCAAGTTAACTACGAAGAAAAAATGTATGCGGCTGGGAAGTTTCCTGGTGGCTTTATGAAACGTGAAGGACGTCCTTCTACTGATGCGACCTTGACAGCGCGTTTGATCGACCGTCCAATCCGTCCGATGTTTGCGGAAGGTTTCCGTAACGAAGTGCAAGTCATCAACACAGTTCTTTCTTATGATGAAAATGCATCTGCACCAATGGCAGCCATGTTTGGTTCATCATTGGCCTTGTCTATTTCAGATATTCCATTTGACGGACCAATCGCTGGGGTACAAGTGGGTTATGTCGACGGCCAAATCATCATCAACCCTACTCAAGAACAGGCAGAGCGTTCGCTTCTTGAATTGACAGTAGCTGGTACCAAGCACGCCATCAACATGGTTGAGTCTGGTGCCAAAGAATTGTCAGAAGAAATCATGTTGGAAGCCCTTCTCAAAGGGCACGAAGCTGTTAAAGAATTGATTGCCTTCCAAGAAGAAATCGTTGCTGCTGTTGGTAAGGAAAAAGCAGAAGTGGAATTGCTTCATGTGGATGCGGACTTGCAAGCTGAAATCATCGCAGCCTACAATAGTGACCTCCAAAAAGCGGTTCAAGTAGAAGAAAAATTGGCTCGTGAAGCTGCAACTCAAGCAGTTAAAGACCAAGTGACTGCTGTTTACGAAGAAAAATATGCAGACCACGAAGAATTTGATCGTATCATGCGTGATGTGGCTGAAATCTTGGAACAAATGGAACACGCTGAAGTGCGCCGTTTGATTACAGAAGATAAGGTACGTCCTGACGGTCGTAAGGTTGATGAAATCCGTCCTTTGGATGCGGTTGTTGACTTTCTTCCTCGTGTGCACGGTTCAGGTCTCTTTACTCGTGGGCAAACTCAAGCCCTTTCAGTCTTGACCTTGGCTCCGATGGGAGAAACTCAAATCATCGATGGTTTGGATCCAGAGTACAAGAAACGCTTTATGCATCACTATAACTTCCCGCAATACTCAGTAGGGGAAACAGGTCGTTACGGTGCGCCTGGTCGTCGTGAAATTGGTCATGGGGCTCTTGGAGAACGTGCTCTTGCTCAAGTCTTGCCAAGCTTGGAAGAATTCCCATACGCTATCCGTCTGGTAGCAGAAGTCTTGGAATCAAATGGTTCTTCTTCTCAAGCTTCTATCTGTGCGGGAACTCTTGCCCTTATGGCTGGTGGTGTGCCAATCAAGGCGCCAGTAGCTGGTATTGCCATGGGACTTATCTCAGATGGAAATAACTATACAGTATTGACAGATATCCAAGGTTTGGAAGACCACTTTGGAGACATGGACTTTAAGGTGGCAGGTACTCGTGAGGGGATTACAGCCCTTCAAATGGATATCAAGATCCAAGGAATTACTGCAGAAATCTTGACTGAAGCCCTTGCTCAAGCCAAGAAAGCTCGTTTTGAAATCCTTGATGTGATTGAAGCAACCATTCCAGAAGTTCGTCCAGAATTGGCTCCAACTGCACCGAAAATTGACACCATCAAGATTGATGTGGACAAGATCAAGATTGTCATCGGTAAGGGTGGAGAAACCATTGATAAGATTATCGCTGAAACAGGCGTTAAGATTGATATCGACGAAGAAGGAAATGTATCTATCTACTCTAGCGACCAAGATGCCATTAACCGTACCAAAGAAATCATCGCTGGCTTGGTTCGTGAAGCGAAAGTGGATGAAGTTTACCATGCTAAGGTTGTTCGTATCGAGAAATTTGGTGCCTTTGTCAACCTCTTTGATAAGACAGATGCACTTGTTCACATCTCAGAAATGGCTTGGACTCGTACCAACCGTGTCGAGGACTTGGTAGCTATCGGTGATGAAGTCGATGTTAAGGTTATCAAGATTGATGAAAAAGGCCGTATCGATGCCTCTATGAAAGCCCTTCTTCCTCGTCCGCCAAAACCTGAGCATGATGAAAAAGGTGAAAAGTCTGAGCGACCTCACCGTCCACGTCATCACAAGGACCACAAACCGAAGAAAGAATTTACAGAAACACCAAAAGATTCAGAATAA
- the metF gene encoding methylenetetrahydrofolate reductase [NAD(P)H], which yields MSRQTPSLSFEVFPPNPAVGNDKIISALQDMRELTPHFISVTASNNKFNIKETTVRLADFIQNDLAIPTIAHLPAIYLTKEKVAETIADLDKVGVQKILALRGDIIPDVEPQKDFRYATDLIEFIKEQAPHFDIIGACYPEGHPDSPNQISDIQNLKKKVDAGCSSLVTQLFFDNERFYDFQDKCTLAGIDVPIHAGIMPILNRNQALRLLKTCENIHLPRKFKAILDKYEHDPESLRAAGLAYAVDQIVDLVTQDVAGVHLYTMNNAETAKYIHQATHALFNHQSLG from the coding sequence ATGTCACGCCAAACACCGTCACTTTCATTTGAAGTGTTCCCTCCAAACCCAGCAGTGGGTAATGATAAAATTATTTCAGCCTTGCAGGATATGCGGGAGCTGACACCGCACTTTATCAGTGTGACTGCCAGCAATAATAAATTTAATATCAAGGAAACAACGGTTCGTTTGGCTGACTTTATCCAGAATGATTTGGCGATTCCAACCATTGCCCACTTGCCAGCTATCTATCTGACCAAGGAAAAGGTTGCTGAAACCATTGCAGACTTGGATAAGGTTGGGGTACAGAAAATCTTGGCTTTGCGTGGGGATATTATCCCTGATGTGGAACCACAAAAGGATTTCCGCTACGCAACAGATTTGATCGAGTTCATCAAGGAACAAGCTCCTCACTTTGATATTATTGGCGCTTGCTACCCAGAGGGGCATCCTGACTCGCCAAACCAAATCTCAGATATTCAAAATCTCAAGAAGAAAGTGGATGCAGGCTGTTCAAGCCTCGTAACGCAACTTTTCTTTGACAATGAGCGCTTCTATGATTTCCAAGACAAGTGTACCTTGGCAGGGATTGATGTTCCTATTCATGCGGGGATCATGCCCATTCTTAACCGTAATCAAGCGCTTCGTCTCTTGAAGACTTGTGAGAATATCCATCTTCCACGTAAATTTAAGGCTATCTTAGACAAGTATGAGCATGACCCTGAGTCGCTCAGAGCAGCAGGACTTGCCTATGCAGTAGACCAAATTGTGGACTTGGTCACTCAGGATGTTGCAGGTGTACATCTCTACACCATGAACAATGCTGAAACAGCAAAATACATCCACCAAGCAACCCATGCCTTGTTTAATCATCAGTCTTTAGGATAA
- the metE gene encoding 5-methyltetrahydropteroyltriglutamate--homocysteine S-methyltransferase, translating to MSTTIIGFPRLGEFRELKFTTEKYFRKEISEEELLAVAKELRAKHWNIVKEKGITEIPSNDFSHYDNFLDAAFLFNVVPASVQNLELSDLERYFALARGYQGEKGDVRALPMKKWFNTNYHYIVPKFEKDTQVKLAGHKIFDEFQEAKELGLNTRPVLVGPFTFLQLSDFEEGVKAEDFVDSLVAAYQEVFAKLAELGATRIQLDEAALVKDLTAEEKALFLNLYNKLLADKKGLEVLLQTYFGDVRDVYADLVKLPVDAIGLDFVEGKKTLELVKGGFPADKTLYAGIVNGKNIWRNNYEKSLAVLEQIPAENIVLTSSCSLLHVPFTTANEEFEPAILNHFAFAVEKLDEIRDLDAIRNGQGEQALAANKELFATERVGENTELRARIAGLTDADYTRLPAFAEREAIQEETFKLPALPTTTIGSFPQTKEVRAKRLAFRKGELSAEDYDKFLAEQIDEWIKWQEEVGFDVLVHGEFERNDMVEYFGQNLSGYLFSKNGWVQSYGMRGVKPPIIWGDVTRLNPITVKWSSYAQSRTDKPVKGMLTGPVTILNWSFPREDISIKDSTLQIALAIKDEVLDLEAAGVKIIQIDEAALREKLPLRRSDWYEDYLDWAIPAFRLVHSTVAPDTQIHTHMCYSEFTDIIPAIDNMDADVISFEASRSNLEILDELKAKNFQTEVGPGVYDIHSPRVPNEGEIDHTIDAILAKVPSKKVWINPDCGLKTRGIPETKESLIRLVEAAKAAREKL from the coding sequence ATGTCAACTACGATCATCGGTTTCCCTCGTTTGGGCGAATTCCGCGAATTAAAATTTACAACTGAAAAATACTTTAGAAAAGAAATCTCAGAAGAAGAACTCTTGGCTGTGGCTAAAGAATTGCGTGCTAAACACTGGAACATTGTCAAAGAAAAAGGCATCACTGAAATCCCATCAAACGACTTTTCTCACTATGACAACTTCCTAGACGCGGCTTTCCTCTTCAACGTGGTGCCAGCTTCTGTTCAAAACTTGGAATTGTCAGACCTTGAGCGTTACTTTGCTTTGGCGCGTGGTTACCAAGGTGAAAAAGGGGATGTTCGTGCCCTTCCGATGAAGAAATGGTTCAACACCAACTACCACTACATCGTGCCTAAATTTGAAAAAGACACTCAAGTAAAATTGGCTGGTCACAAGATTTTTGATGAGTTCCAAGAAGCCAAAGAACTTGGATTGAACACTCGTCCTGTTCTTGTAGGTCCATTCACTTTCCTTCAATTGTCAGACTTTGAAGAAGGCGTGAAAGCAGAAGACTTCGTAGACAGCTTAGTAGCTGCTTACCAAGAAGTTTTTGCTAAATTGGCGGAGCTTGGTGCAACTCGCATCCAACTCGACGAAGCAGCTCTTGTCAAAGATTTGACAGCTGAAGAAAAAGCTCTCTTCTTGAACCTCTACAACAAACTCTTGGCTGATAAAAAAGGTCTTGAAGTCTTGCTTCAAACTTACTTCGGTGACGTTCGTGACGTTTATGCTGACCTTGTAAAATTGCCAGTAGATGCTATCGGTCTTGACTTCGTTGAAGGTAAGAAAACGCTTGAACTTGTGAAAGGTGGTTTCCCAGCTGACAAGACTCTCTATGCTGGTATCGTCAATGGTAAGAACATCTGGCGCAATAATTACGAAAAGAGCTTGGCTGTTCTTGAGCAAATTCCAGCTGAAAACATTGTCTTGACAAGCTCATGCTCACTTCTTCATGTGCCATTTACAACCGCTAATGAAGAATTTGAACCAGCTATCTTGAACCACTTTGCCTTTGCAGTTGAAAAATTGGATGAGATCCGTGATTTGGATGCTATCCGCAACGGTCAAGGTGAACAAGCTCTTGCAGCAAACAAAGAACTCTTTGCGACTGAGCGTGTGGGTGAAAATACTGAACTTCGTGCCCGTATTGCTGGCTTGACAGACGCAGACTACACTCGTTTGCCAGCCTTTGCAGAACGTGAAGCGATCCAAGAAGAAACTTTCAAACTTCCAGCACTTCCAACAACAACCATCGGTTCATTCCCTCAAACTAAGGAAGTTCGTGCTAAACGTTTGGCCTTCCGTAAGGGTGAGTTGTCAGCAGAAGACTATGACAAGTTCTTGGCAGAGCAAATCGACGAATGGATCAAATGGCAAGAAGAAGTTGGATTTGACGTGCTTGTTCACGGTGAATTTGAGCGTAATGACATGGTTGAGTACTTCGGCCAAAACTTGTCAGGTTACCTCTTCTCTAAGAATGGTTGGGTACAATCATACGGTATGCGTGGGGTGAAACCACCAATCATCTGGGGTGATGTAACTCGTCTCAACCCAATCACTGTCAAATGGTCTAGCTACGCACAAAGCCGTACAGACAAGCCTGTCAAAGGTATGTTGACTGGACCTGTGACCATCCTTAACTGGTCATTCCCACGTGAAGACATCTCTATCAAGGACTCAACTCTTCAAATCGCTCTTGCTATCAAGGATGAAGTTCTTGACCTTGAAGCTGCTGGCGTGAAAATCATCCAAATCGACGAAGCTGCTCTTCGTGAGAAATTGCCACTCCGTCGTAGCGACTGGTACGAAGACTACCTTGACTGGGCTATTCCTGCCTTCCGCTTGGTACACTCAACAGTAGCGCCAGACACTCAAATCCACACTCACATGTGTTACTCAGAATTTACAGATATCATCCCAGCTATCGACAACATGGATGCGGACGTTATTTCCTTTGAAGCAAGCCGTTCAAACCTTGAAATCTTGGACGAACTCAAAGCGAAAAACTTCCAAACAGAAGTGGGACCTGGGGTTTACGATATCCACTCTCCACGTGTACCAAATGAAGGCGAAATCGACCACACAATCGATGCTATTCTTGCCAAAGTTCCAAGCAAGAAAGTGTGGATCAACCCTGACTGTGGTTTGAAAACACGTGGTATTCCAGAAACAAAAGAAAGCTTGATCCGCCTTGTCGAAGCAGCAAAAGCTGCGCGTGAGAAATTGTAA
- a CDS encoding helix-turn-helix domain-containing protein, producing MKNSAIGSNWKDIRSELFTKEEILESDMRVAIMSELIEARHEQGISQKKLEELSGVSQPVIARMETGKTSPQLDTVLKVLASLGKTLAVVPLEQEKS from the coding sequence ATGAAGAATAGTGCTATTGGAAGTAATTGGAAAGATATCCGATCTGAACTCTTTACCAAGGAGGAAATCCTTGAAAGTGATATGCGAGTGGCTATCATGAGTGAGTTGATAGAAGCTAGACATGAGCAAGGTATTAGTCAGAAAAAGCTAGAAGAACTCAGTGGAGTAAGCCAGCCTGTCATAGCTAGAATGGAAACAGGAAAGACCAGTCCTCAGTTGGATACAGTCTTGAAAGTCTTAGCCAGTTTAGGAAAGACACTAGCAGTCGTCCCACTTGAACAGGAAAAAAGTTGA
- a CDS encoding type II toxin-antitoxin system RelE/ParE family toxin — protein sequence MHTIYFYKDKNGNEPVLDYMRELARKKSKDSRIKLNKLNDYIELLSQHGTRTGEPYIKHLEDEIWELRPLKDRILFVAWVDGSFVLLHHFVKKTQKTPRREIDKAKRELKDIKERGLSDEE from the coding sequence GTGCATACAATTTACTTCTATAAGGACAAAAATGGAAATGAGCCAGTCTTAGATTATATGAGAGAATTGGCTAGAAAGAAGAGTAAGGACAGTCGCATCAAACTCAATAAACTAAACGACTATATCGAGTTGCTTAGTCAGCATGGGACTAGAACTGGTGAACCCTATATCAAACATTTGGAAGATGAGATTTGGGAACTACGACCTCTTAAGGATAGGATTTTATTTGTAGCATGGGTTGATGGGAGTTTTGTTCTTTTACATCATTTTGTTAAAAAGACTCAGAAAACTCCTAGGAGAGAGATTGATAAAGCCAAGCGTGAACTGAAAGACATAAAAGAAAGAGGGTTAAGTGATGAAGAATAG
- a CDS encoding TIGR02328 family protein yields MRLWHEALISQLPRPQLLGQHRECCALRGNGWGKKHATVDYVFTHSPYHLYAYHRLIMEEMVGRGYNVSPEWLDKNYRGKICPAYEDLPEEKLDNPIYSEHDAEYYEECMANLREKGIELV; encoded by the coding sequence ATGAGACTTTGGCATGAGGCCTTGATTTCACAACTTCCCCGTCCTCAACTTTTGGGGCAACATCGAGAGTGCTGCGCCCTGCGTGGCAATGGTTGGGGCAAAAAACATGCGACTGTGGACTATGTCTTTACTCACTCGCCCTATCATCTCTATGCTTATCATCGCTTGATTATGGAGGAAATGGTTGGCCGTGGCTACAATGTCAGTCCAGAATGGCTGGACAAGAACTACCGTGGCAAAATTTGCCCAGCTTATGAAGACTTGCCTGAGGAAAAGTTGGACAATCCCATCTATAGTGAGCATGATGCAGAATACTATGAGGAGTGCATGGCTAATCTCCGAGAGAAAGGCATTGAGTTGGTGTAA
- a CDS encoding YbgA family protein, protein MEQTNQKSQCQQLWARNKYLVLSHSSNIYNEIRQYLKNEQVEVSHVQELIDRACQIPEHRGQVCNAFQHIWGYFKKKATDVERKDYLLLLDRYRFGQVSKEDLIVKTRDLLELYPNTYLQHSTLLKGDAHETLA, encoded by the coding sequence ATGGAACAAACTAACCAAAAATCCCAGTGCCAACAACTCTGGGCTAGGAACAAATATCTCGTTTTGAGTCATTCCAGCAATATTTACAATGAGATTCGCCAATACTTGAAGAATGAACAGGTGGAGGTAAGTCATGTTCAAGAACTGATCGACCGTGCCTGTCAAATCCCTGAGCATAGAGGTCAAGTTTGCAATGCTTTTCAGCATATTTGGGGCTATTTCAAAAAGAAAGCGACAGATGTTGAGCGTAAGGACTATCTGCTCTTGCTGGATCGCTACCGCTTTGGTCAGGTTTCCAAGGAAGACTTGATCGTTAAAACTCGAGACTTGCTTGAACTCTATCCCAATACCTACTTGCAACATTCAACGTTACTGAAAGGAGACGCCCATGAGACTTTGGCATGA